Genomic window (Spirosoma sp. KCTC 42546):
GCCATATAGAGTGCTGTCAGTCCCGATGACAACAAAAGCAAGACCGGAATAAAATAGGATAGTTTAGCCTCCTGATCCGCTGCCCAACCGAATGCGCCACCCAAAATCACCTCCTTCGACAGAAAGCCAGAAAACAAGGGTAGGCCCGCTAATGCGGCTGCACAGATTGTATAGCCAATAAACGTAGTCGATAAAACTTGTCGTAAGCCCCCCATTTGTCGCATATCCTGGGTATGCACTGCGTGAATAACTGCCCCTGCACTCAGAAATAGTCCGGCTTTAAAAAATGCATGGGTCAACAAATGAAACATGGCTCCGCTTACGTTTCCGGTTCCCATAGCCGCAACCATGAGCCCCAATTGTGATACCGTAGAGAAGGCTAGTACTTTCTTAATATCCGTCTGAAAAAGGGCAGAATACCCGCCCCAAATTGTCGTAATCGTGCCAATCAAGGCAACTACGACTAAGGCATCGGGGGAGAGTAATGGGTGAATTCGGGCGAGCAGAAAAATTCCTGCTGCTACCATGGTAGCGGCATGTAACAGGGCTGACACAGGCGTAGGTCCTTCCATAGCATCAGGAAGCCAGGTCAGTAATGGAAACTGCGCTGATTTACCAACGCAACCCATAAAGAGACAGAGTCCCAGCGCAGTAGGCAAAATTACCCCTTCGCTTTTAAGTGCCAGGGCCGAGAAATCAAGCGTACCGAAGTAATTGTAGGTTAGAAAAATGCCAACCAGGAACCCAATATCTCCAACCCGATTCATCAGGAATGCTTTTTTAGCTGCTTTCGATGCTGCCTGACGTTCGGCATAAAAACCGATTAGCAGATAGGAAGCCAGGCCAACTAGCTCCCAAAAGGCATACATGACGAGTAGATTACCCGCCAGAACAATGCCTAACATAGCCCCAATGAACAATTGCAGATACCCAAAATAACGGCGCAATTTCGGCTCATCGTGCAAGTAGGAGAGGGAATAAATCTCTACTAACAAGGCCACAAAATGCACCAGGACTAACATCATGGCAGCCATTGCATCGACCCGGAGCGTCATTGGGAACGATATACCCGACAAAACCGCCCAATCGCCCTGAATCATTAAGGGTTGATCCGGCAATTGTAAAGCCAGGGCAACCGATAAAATCAGCCCTAGGCCAGTCAGTACAATAGCCAATAAGCCCGCAGTCCGTCGACTTGCTCCTGTTAGTATTAGAAACCCGGCAAAAGGCAAGCCTAGCAAGAGAGCAGGTAGCAAATGAATCAGTTGGGGAGTATCGACGGGCATTCGTTGTCAGTCAGAATTGGCCGCAAATATCCCCATTATCCTGTGGGGAAGCAAACGGCTTTTTAGCCAGTTTTCAGCCAGCCAGTTATACTTAGTCGTTCACGAGTGGCGGGCAGCACCTCGTGTTCGAGTCGTCCACTTTCAAAACACACCAGCCGTCCAGCGGTTGGGGCAATTGTCAGTTGTCGCTCGGAGTTGCTATCGGAATCCGGCAGGTAGAGCGCTAGTTGCCCCCCATCGGTTTCTTTCCAATCTATATTAAGGTAACAGATAACGGATAGTTTTCGGCGCGAATCGCTTCGAAACTGGTCTAGATGGCGTTTGTAAAACGTGCCAGCCGGGTAGCGAGCGTAGTGAAACTCGAACTCCCGTAAACCCAGATAACAAGTCTGATTGGCGTACTGAACAAACTCACCAATAAGTTGCAAAAAAGCAGTTTCGTCCGGAGTGGCTGTAGCTTCGTCGATCCATAAAATCTCATCGCCCCGAATTGCATTTTCAACTAGTATCTGCTGATTACCGATACCGGCCGCCCGAAACTGTCCAGCAATATGGCGCTCGTGTAGTCGATTAGCCAGTGCTTTGACTTCGCCCAAACTCAGGAAATCGTCTACGATTCCGTAACCGTGCGTAACTATGCCATCAATGATAGGTTCAAAAAGTGGATTCATTGTTTCAGTTCATTCAACTCATCCAACTGGGCCGTGCGGAAATGACGGTATACCTGTAAGACAATGGCCAGAGCAACTGCTGACTCCGCTGCTGCTACGACCATAACGAATAAGGCTAGCATTTGCCCTTGTAAGCGGTCAGGGTCATATTGGCTAAATGCAACAAGATTAATATTTACGCCATTAAGCATTAGCTCAATACCCATAAGTACGACGATTACATGGCGTTTTACGAGCACAACCGCGAGCCCGATACTGAACAAAGCCGCACCTACGATCAAAAATAAATGACTATCAACGGGTTCCATTGCGAGCTAATTTTGCCAGTGGAGAAGCCAGGTAAGTAGCCCCCACGAGAGCAGCTAATAGTAGAATACCTGCCAGTTCAAACGGAACGACATATTCGGTCATAAGTTGCTTACCAATCGTGTTCACTGTGCTCTGCCAGCCAACGGGTTGATTTAATAGAGCAAAATTTGCCCGAACCAGTAGCGTAAACAAAGCCACAAACAAGCTGCCTGCTACCAATACCGCTAGTACCCATCCTGACCAACTCCCAGAGCGATTCAACGATGCAATCCGGTTGGGTTGCTGGCTAGTTACATCCCCCGGCGGCTCAGGTTTGTGCGTGAGCATAACCCCAAAGATCACCAATACTAACACGCCCCCCACATAAATCATAATCTGGGCAATGGCCAGAAAATCAGCACTTGCTAATACGAACAATCCGGCTACACCAAGCAATGTTAGCAGCAAAAAAAAGGCTGCATAAAGCACATTACGAGTGAATAAAACTGCCAATGCCCCTACAATACTCAGACTAGCAAAGGCATAAAACGCAAGTTGGATCACAAATTTGTCGATTTTGTTTAGTTACTCTGCCTGTTCACTGTCAGGCTTAGCCTTGGGTTTCATCGTTGGCCGAAAGGCCGGTTTCGACTTAGGCGGTTGTTCAACCATCGGAACGTCAACTATATCACCAGCACCTTCAGTTGTAGCCACAATGTTTTCTACGTTAGGCTCTACTGCGTCAGTTTTAGGCACCACCTTCGGTTTCATGGTTGGCCGAAAGGCCGCTGGTTTTGCCACTGGCGCATCCGATGGTGTCACGTTCAACGATTCATCTATTGGCTCCTCCACTGGCTTTACGGGCTTCATGGTTGGCCGGAAAGCAATTGGCTTGGGTTTTGAGACTTCGGAGACTACAGGAGGCTCTGGTTTCGGCTCTTCCTGCTTTGTTACTGTCGGCTTCATCGTTGGCCGAAAGGCCGGTTTCGGTTTGGGTGGCTCTGAGGTTGGCAAGGCCTCTGGCTGTTTTACCGGCGGTTTCATTGTCGGCCGAAAGCCTGCTGGCTTCACACTTGGCTTGGGTGTTACTGGCTCCGCTTCTAATGGAGATTCAGCACTCGCGTTAGCCTCAGGTGTGGGTAGTTGAGGTGCTCCTCCAGCCGTACCAGGTTTCATCGTTGGCCGGAAAGCGGGCTTTGATACAACTGGCTTTTCGGGAGCTGTTTCCCCTGGTGACACATCGGCAGGCACGTCCGTAACCTTCGTTACAGGCTTTTGGGTCGGCTTAAACACTGGGCGTTTGGTAGTTTCTAGGCCACCCTGCGCAATTTGTTGCATTTCCTGGGGAGTAGCATCCGTCAATGGATGCTCAATGGATGACCCTTCGGAGTTGGCTGGTTCTTTAGGCTCCGCTTTAGGAGCAGGTTTTGCAGTTGGACGAAATACAGGCCGGGCTGGACTGGCTTTAGGAAGTACCGGTTCATCTGGAACCTGAATTTGTGTTGCTTTTGCAGCTACCTGGGCCGCTTTGGCGGCTTCTTTCTCCACTAAGAACTGTTCGTACAAGGATCGTTTTTCGGTAGCCTGCTCTTCAGTCAGGTTCGAAAAGTTGTAGGTCAGTTTGCCTAGCTCAAATTCACTATAATCGAACTTTTTATCCATTGTCAGGCACTCAGTAGGACAAACTACCGTACAAAGGCCGCAGTAGCAGCACTTCGCCATGTCAATGTCAAACTTGGCAGCATATAAGCGTATAGGAGACCCATCGGATGCGCGCCCAACTTCTTCAGTGGCTTTTATGGCATCAATTGTTATACAGTCGACCGGGCAAACTTTCGCGCATTTATCGCAGACGATACAATCGTCGATTTCATTGCGGAGCCGATAGCGCCCATTATCAGGAATAGGTAGTTGCTCATGCGGATACTGAAGTGTGACCAGCCCATTTTGCAGATCAAAATAGTTATCACTGGCAATGCCCTCTGGTGTTCGGCGATGGGTAGCATTACGGAGATGACGCAACGTTAAACTTAATCCCTTAAGCGTTGTTCGTATACCCGATTGTATGTCCTTAAAGTATGACATGTAGGAATGGTGAACGAGCGAATGATAGAATGACCGAGCCGCCGGTGCGGTGAATAGTTAATGTGAACGTATTCACTCATTCTATCATTCAAAATTAAATTGGGGGAAACCGATCTGGCTCGGCTTCGCTCATCAGTGCATATACGGTTTCAATTACATCATCCACGTTTGGTTTCGAGAAATAATCCCCATCGGAGCCGTAAGGTGGTCGATGCGGTTTTGCCGATAAAGTACGCGGTGCCGAATCTAGGTAACGATACGCATTTTGGCACTCTACAACCTGCTGCATCATATAAGCCGATGCGCCACCAGGAACATCTTCATCAGCAAAAAGTACACGACTCGTTTTTTTAATAGAATCAATGATGCTGTGGTGAACATCAAATGGTAGCAACGTCTGTACATCAATGACTTCAACACCGATACCCATCTGTGCCAATTGACCCGCAGCTTCCATCACAATCCGGCACATCGACCCATAGGTAACTACCGTTACATCAGAACCGGGGCGCAGTATATCAGGAACACCTAGAGGTACGCAAAAGTCGTTTAAGTTATTGGGCAACAGTTCTTTCAGACGATAGCCATTCAAGGATTCAATCAGTAAAGCCGGGTCATCGCCTTTAATGAGTGTATTGTAAAAACCGGCGGCCTGAACCATATTTCGCGGAACGAGTATGTGTAAACCACGCAGGCTACTCAGCATGGTACCCATAGGCGAACCCGAATGCCAGATGCCTTCCAGTCGGTGGCCACGTGTACGTATAATAAGCGGTGCCTTCTGCCCCCCTTTTGTTCGATATAGCAACGTTGCCAAATCATCGGTCAGCGTTGCTAATGTGTAATACACATAATCGAAATATTGAATCTCGACTATAGGCCGCAGGCCTCGCATAGACATCCCAATACCCTGCCCAATAATAGTTGTTTCACGAATGCCGGTATCGGTAATACGTATTTCACCAAATTTTTCCTGCAAGCCCGCAAAACCCTGATTAACGTCACCAATTTTTCCTACATCTTCGCCCAATGCCACTACGCGCGGGTCGCGGGTAAACAAGCTATCAAAATACCGTTGTAGAATCAGATAACCATCCAGAGCCGGACTATCGTCTGAAAACGTAGGCGATACGGCCTCCACCCGCATGGGTGAATCGGGCGACTCACTATATAAATGCGAACTAAACCGGTCATTATTTTCAGCATTCGTACGCTCGAGCCAGGCCTTTAAGCGTTGGCGGGCTGGACCAGCATCGGTTCGTATCAGGCGAAGTGCTTTCCGTATGGCAGCTACTGAATCCCTGCGGATGGGCGTAACCGTTTTTCGGAGCTCCTCCCGAATCGCCATCAATTCGGCTGATTTGGGATTATGTCGGGCGGCTTGTTGAAGTAAATCAAGCGATTCCTCAAAATCAACTTTCATCGAAGCCTGATACGCACTCCAGGCCTCAATACGCGCTTGCTTGGCTGATTTTTTGGCGTCAGTTTCAATCGCTTCCAGTTCGTCATCGGAAGCGTATCCGTTTTCCAGAATCCACTGGCGGAACATCCGGTTGCAGTCATGTTCCGTCTCCCAATCCAGGCGGTCTTTCGACTTATACCGCTCATGAGAACCCGACGATGAATGGCCTTGGGGCTGGGTCAGTTCCTGCACATGAACCAGCACTGGCACATGTTCTTCACGGCAGATATGGGCAGCTTGTTGATAGGTTTCAAACAACCCAACGTAATCCCAGCCTTTTACGGTAAAAATCTCAATGCCTTTATCATTGCCATCTCGCTGAAAACCTGCCAATGCTTTTGAGATACTTCCTTTAACCGTCTGATATTCAACAGGCACTGAAATGCCATATCCATCGTCCCAAACCGACATAAGTAACGGCACCTGCAACACACCGGCTGCGTTCATAGTCTCCCAGAACATACCCTGCGAAGTAGATGCATCGCCAATGGTCGCAAAAACGATTTCATTTCCGTTATGCGAAAAATTTGTCAGATCGGCTAAATCAGGATTATTTCGAAACAGTTTAGACGCATAAGCCAATCCCAGCGAACGAGGGATTTGCCCCGCTGTGGGCGCAATATCGCAGACAGAGTTGTAGAGTTCAGTTTGATTCCGCCATAGCCCTTGTTCATCGAGCCAGCGAGTAGCAAAGTGGCCATTCATAGACCGACCGGCGGTATTAGGTTCTGCCTCCAGATCGGTATGCGCATAGAGCTGGGCAAAAAACTCCGTCCAGCGCAGCTCGCCTAAAGCAGCCACAAAGGTCTGGTCTCGGTAATAGCCAGAGCGAAAATCCCCACGATTAAATGCACGAGCAGCCGCCAGTTGAGCGAGTTCTTTGCCATCGCCAAAAATGCCGAATTTAGCGCGGCCTCCCATTACATCACGTCTCCCCAACAAACTAACCTGACGACTTTCATACGCCAACCGATAGTCCGATAGGATTTTTTCACGACTTAAAATATCAGTCGAGCGGAGTTGTTCGTTTGCTATCACAACAGAGCTACGGATTGAAATCGTCTAACAATCAATTTATCGATGAAGTGGCTGGCACCGTATACATCGATCACCAAGCGAAAGTAAAAGTAAGATAAAACAAGTCAGCTTTCAAAAAAACGATTTTTTCAGTTTCTTTGTTAACCGAACAACAACCTGCAAGAATTGGCAAAGTGTTTGCTATGATTGAGGTTTGTAAGGGTTAAGCATCTTAACAACCAAATCATAATTCCGTTTAGTCCAATGAAAAAGATTTTTTCACTTTTCGTAGCTTTATTTGTGTTGGTCGCAGTTAGCTACGCCCAAAAAGGAGTTCTGAAATTTGCGAAAGAAACGCACGATTTCGGCAAAGTTGAGCAGGGAAAACCAGTAACGTACGTATTTGAGTTCAAGAATACAGGTACCGATCCGGTTGTTATCAATGATGCACAGGCCTCCTGCGGCTGCACGAAGCCAAGTTGGACTCGCGAACCAGTTATGCCAGGCAAAACGGGTACTGTTTCGGCTACCTTTAATGCTGCTGCTGCCGGCCCATTCAACAAGTCGGTTACGGTAACGAGCAATGCAGAAGCTGGTCAAACAGTTCTGTACCTGAAAGGTGAAGTAGTATCAGCAGCCGCTGCCGCAGAAACTGCCGCTGCTCCTGCTGCCGCTCCTGCTGCTAAAGACAAGAAAAAAGGTACAAAAACTTCACGCTAATCTACTGAAGGGTTAATAGTGTGGTTAAGAAAGGCATCTGGTAGTTTACCGGATGCCTTTTTTTATGCTCTATCATCTATTATCAGGCCTTGTAACCGACTGGCTAAGCCAGCATCCGTTCTTCCTATATCAGTTTTTTAAGCACTGATTTTCAGCTACATTTAGGATGTCTTCTGAACAAAAACCGTTTATGACACCGCCCCAACGCCAGTAATGCTGGCCATTTTTTGTCCCCTGCCCGTATCAGTTCTTAACCATCTAGTTCACTAGTAGTCGTTTGATAGAACGGCTCATCTCCATTTACACTATGTTTTTTATTGTTCTTGGCACTCTAGCGTTAATCGCTGGGTTTGCTATAAATACCCCTGCGCTGACTTTTTCGCGCTTTTCACGGCCAGCTAAAGTGGCTGGTATTATTTTAATTATATTGGGATCCCTCACGGCCAGCGTCCGACAAATTGATGCTGGACAGGTTGGAATTATTTCGTTGTTCGGTAATGTCAGCGACCGTACGTTAAACTCTGGATTGAACTTCGTTAATCCACTGGCCAGTGTAACCGAATTTAATTTGCAAACGCAAAATTACACGATGTCGGCAGCCCACGATGAGGGTCAGAAGCAAGGAGACGATGCGATTCGGGTACTCACTGCCGATGGGCTGGAAGTTGTAATCGACCTAACTGTGCTATATCGAGTGGTTGCGGCCGATGCTCCCAGGATCTACCGGGAAATTGGGGAAGATTATACGGACAAAGTTGTTCGCCCAATTACCCGTACGCGTATCCGGGACAACGCGGTTTACTATGATGCTGTGGCTCTTTACTCGACTCGTCGTGATGAGTTCCAAACTCGAATCTATAAAACTATCGAAGCCGACTTCCAGAAACGAGGTCTTCTGCTGGAACAATTGCTGATTCGTAACATCGACCTGCCCGCTTCGGTTAAAAAGTCCATTGAATCAAAAATTAACGCTGAGCAGGATGCCCAAAAAATGCAGTTTGTTCTGCAAAAAGAACGGCAGGAAGCAGAACGGAAACGAGTTGAAGCACAGGGCATTGCAGATTATCAAAAGATCATCTCCACTGGTCTGAGCGATAAACAACTACAGTACGAACAAATCAAAGCTCAACGTGAACTGGCCGCATCGCCAAACGCTAAGATCGTGATTATGGGCGCACGTGGGAATGTACCTTTGATTTTGAACGATAACTAACAGACCGTTTGAGTGAGCTATAGTAAGAAACCCATCTCTCAAGTTTAAGCGCTTGACAGATGGGTTTCTTATTGAATTGATACTCTTATGGTTTCGGAGTTGTCAAGGCTGTCAACCAGGCCTTACAGGCATCTGGCCAGGTATTGAGCGATCCAAATTTTGCTGTGCGCATGCCAAAACCGTGTCCTCCCGTAGGATACAAGTGCATTTCGGCAGGTACTTCGTTCTTTAAGCAAGCCAAGTAAAAACTTATACTATTTTCGACTGGAACACCTTTATCATTTTCAGCATGCACCAGAAATGTAGGTGGTGTTTGGGGGGTTACCTGCAACTCATTTGAATAATAAGCAATCAGTTCAGGCGAAGTATTCAATTTCCCTAATAGTTTATCCCGGGAGCCAGTATGTGCCTTTTCGCCGAATGTAATTACGGGATAAAGTAAAATTGCAAAGTTCGGTTTAGCCAGTTCACTAGCTTTGGGGCCACGATTGTAATGCGTTGCAAGAGTAGCTGCCAGGTGTCCGCCCGCCGAGAAGCCCATCACCCCAATTTTAGCAGGGTCAATACCGTAACGACCAGCGCTCTGCCGGATTAGGATCATACCCTGCATAGCATCCATTAAGGGCACTTCCTGCTGATTGGTCATTATTTCGGGGTTGGGCAATCGGTATTTTAGTACGAAAGCCGCTACACCCATTTCATTGAACCAACGAGCTATATCAGAACCTTCATGACTGGCAGCCAGTATTCCGTATCCTCCACCAGGACAAATCATAACGGCCGCTCCAGTCCCTTTTCCCTTAGCAGGTATGTAGGCCGTTAGGGTTGGCATAGATACATTGCTAATCCGAAGAATACCATTTGCATCTGTTTCTGACTTTTCAGTAATCTTAGCTCCAGCGATTGAATTCGGAATGGCGTCATCTGGCCAAAGCTTAATCACTTCCTGCGATAAGGCAATTTGAGGTAATACAGTGCCAAGAAGCATACTCAATAGAACGAAACGCATAAATAATAACGGCTTAGGAGCCACCATCAAAGTTAATAACTAAAAAAGCCGACCATCAGGCCGGCTCTACTCATATTTCTACCTCAGTATCGGAATCAGATTGTGTAGTATTCGCCCCCCCATGCAATACATCTATTAGTTCCTTCACCCGATAAACGGTCGTGTTATAACGATTTCCGAGGATTATAATCACATATTCATCTTTGGGACTAAACCAAAACATCGAATTATAGCCCTTCCACCAGCCCGAATGATAAATATATTCGGGTTGGTTCGTATCATTTAGCATCATACGGAACCCATACCCATAATTTTTAGCGCCTTTTCGCTCAAAACTACGCGGGATAAAGGCTTCCGCCAGCATTTTTTTCGGTAATAAGCAGTCACCATTCAATGCCCGATACCATCGAAACAAATCGCCGGTGGTGGAATAAATACCCTTATCACCAACAACATCGTCGTAATAATCTTTCGGAATCCGGCGGTTCCACTGATAGCCTGCGGTTCGATGATGATTAATTGAATCGTTTTTAGTCGTTGCCACAAAGGTCTGGTGCATACCCAGTGGTTCGAAGATTGTCTTATGAATAAATGCCTCGTAGCTCTGACCGGTTACTTTTTCAATGATTGAGGCCAGCACCATATAGTTCGTGTTACTATAACTAAAGCTACGGCCAGGAATATTGTAGGCTTTAGGCGTTGGTTTTACCGTAGCAAACCAGTGCATAATGGTTGCATTGGAGGGATAGGGTTTTTCTTTCTTGTAAAAATTAACCTTCATACTGTCGTCGAAGGCATACTGATAATTAGGCAATCCGCTGCGGTGGCTCAACAACTCGCGAATCGTGATACCATGATAGGGGAAATTTGGATAGAATTTCTGAATCGTATCTTCAAACTTCAGTTTCCCGGCTTCAATCAGTTTCAGCGTACCAACTGCCGTGAATGTCTTCGAGAGCGATGCCAGTTGAAATTTCGAATCGTCGACTAATGTATCACGCTGGTTGCGCTCAAAATGGCCCAGCCCAAAACAATTCTTGTAGAGCACAATACCCTTTTGAGCGACCAACACATTCCCATTCAGCCCCCCCCTTACTTTTTGCTGAAATATTTCATCGATCTGCTGGGTTTTCTTCTCAGCGTTAATCTGCTGACGAATAGCCATTTCTTCGTTTGATGTCAGAGCTTGTCCGTCGGCGCAAGTCCGCATGTCCCGCACCGACCGATTGAGGTTTCTCTGGGAATCCTGTCCACAGGACATGCCCATTCCAACCATGACTAAAATACTTAACCAACTCCACATTTTATTCGTCAACACCATCCCCACGCCCGTTATTCATAGTTATTATATCGACCAAGTTACAGTAAAAATAGGACTGATTTGAGATACTAATCCGCATTTTCCATTAAAATCATGTGAAAGTTTGTTAATGGTCTCATGGGTAACGTATTACTTAGAATCCCCGCCGAGGTGAAATAATCACCTGACGTTTACCACTCAACATACCCGTCTTTCGCAAGCCGACGTATGCGCCTACGCTATTTGGTAGCAACTCACCTGCATCTACGGCAAACGAGCCATTCAATATCGTTCCACCAAACAGGTTTAGCGGCAAAGAAGCTGTAAACAAGCCCGAAAACTGAGATGGAATCGTAAGGTAAGGTATTGCATACGTACCTGCATTCTTACTAAAGGATAATCGAGCGATAAGGTCTACTTTATTAAAAACTAAAGCACTAAGGCCAGCATGAAACACGCTAACCCGATTGTTAGCAATTCCATATCGGGATGGTAAAGTTGCACTTATTTCCTGTTGCGGGATCAGGAATGGAGTCCCGATAGTACGCCCAAAGTAAGTCCAGCCATCAATAAACTGGCTATGATTAAAATAATCATCCCTTCCTCTACGCTTAGGGTCATCAATAATGAAGACATCTCCCCCCTGACTACCCGTAAATAGGTACTCAACTGTGATTTGCCGTAAAAAAAAGTTACCTCCAGTCGGCTTCTGACGATTTTTAAGACGTAGTCCATTAAGACCATCCTGAAGATTTGTCCCATAGAATAAGGACCCATCATCATATAGAAATTGTCGATAGATAAAAATATTCCAATTAGATAAATCCATATCTGCCGCTGCATCAAGAGACCCTAAATGATTACCAATTCGATTATCCTCAAAAGAAGTTAGGTTTTTGTCAGTTGTATAATCAGCCCCCCGAGTACCCAATACTACGGCAGGATAGTAGCGAATGGATGACGGAAGCTGACCGTTAACTGATACTACTGGGCCTAAATAATTAGAGTAACCAGCCCAAATAACTTCATGATTGAAACCACCATACAGCCTAAATTTCCAGGATGGTTTACCGATACGGCCATAAATATATAATTGATGCAAGTAGGAGCCTGTCACTAATCGGTCTGAGTTCTCAAACCAACCGTGCGAGAATGCTCCCATCATGGAGACTACGCCTTTCGTAAAAGGAAGCGACGTAAACGTAGGCAAGCCGAGCTGAATTTTAGGTATCGGAAGCGCATTGCCTGACCAGGCATAAGCCCCTGTTGTTAGAAGCGTGTCAACCAAGCCAACCATCTCTTTCCGACGACCAGCATAGAGTTCAAAAGCGCCAAAACGACCTTTTACGTATGCTTCTGGAAGAAGAAATTGAGTTGTCGTACCAAGATTAGCAACTACGTTGATACCATACCCCCAATCCATTTTTGGTTTATAACCCGTACTGTCGATAGGTTGATAATCTAATCGAAATCCAGCATTTAATTGTAAAGCGGGATTCTTTAGGGGAACAGTTCCATATTGATTGGCACGCAGCCAAAAAGGTGTTTGTGCTGATGAACCCAAGGCACCTACCTCCAATTGATATTGATTAACTCGCTGTCCATACAGTAGCGTACAACTGGCAATTATGATTAACCCATACCAAATCCACAAAAACAGAAATCTCATAGAAGCTAGGTCGATTATATAACAAGCAGCAGCAATTACTTGCCACGGCCCTGTGCCATTACCCGAAGCGTTTGGGCAATAATCCACATATCGAACAAGAATGACCGGCGTTTGGGATAAAGCAGATCATAGCGTAACCGCTGCACCATTTCATCAATGCTGGCGGCATACCCATATTTAATCTGGCCGATGGAGGTAATACCAGGTTTTACACTCAATAGGGAGCGATACTCAGGAGCGATTTCGACAATTTGATCAATGAAATACTGCCGTTCTGGTCTTGGCCCTACTACTGACATGTCCCCAATGAGCACATTATAGAACTGAGGAATTTCATCAAGGCGAGTCTTCCGCATAAAGCGTCCCCAAGGAGTAATTCGATTATCTAGTAATCCACCCGACAATACTGGGCCCGACTTTTCAGCATCAATATACATGCTCCGGAACTTGTATATTTTAAATGGTTTTCCTCCCTGACCGATGCGCTCCTGTGCATAAAATATTGGTCCATCAGATGTAAGTCGTGTTATAGCCGCAATAATAATAAATAGGGGTAGCCCTAAGCCCAATGCCAATAATGAGAATATTATATCAAATGAGCGCTTAAATATATTGACTTGAAAATCGAAGATTAGCTCTGATGAAAGATTCAAAACAGGTAACACATCATGGTATTCAATTGATGTACTACGAGCTAAAAATCCCCTAAAGTCAACCAGTATCTTCACTTGGTAATCAAATACTTCTGCATTATCTACAACAGCTTTCAGTCGTTCGTTATTCATATAGGGCATACAGCAGTAGACACAATCAACTCGATTCGTGCGTGTATACTCTAAGAGATTCTCGTATCCACCCTGGAGAAATTCAGCATTTTCT
Coding sequences:
- a CDS encoding thiamine pyrophosphate-dependent enzyme, giving the protein MIANEQLRSTDILSREKILSDYRLAYESRQVSLLGRRDVMGGRAKFGIFGDGKELAQLAAARAFNRGDFRSGYYRDQTFVAALGELRWTEFFAQLYAHTDLEAEPNTAGRSMNGHFATRWLDEQGLWRNQTELYNSVCDIAPTAGQIPRSLGLAYASKLFRNNPDLADLTNFSHNGNEIVFATIGDASTSQGMFWETMNAAGVLQVPLLMSVWDDGYGISVPVEYQTVKGSISKALAGFQRDGNDKGIEIFTVKGWDYVGLFETYQQAAHICREEHVPVLVHVQELTQPQGHSSSGSHERYKSKDRLDWETEHDCNRMFRQWILENGYASDDELEAIETDAKKSAKQARIEAWSAYQASMKVDFEESLDLLQQAARHNPKSAELMAIREELRKTVTPIRRDSVAAIRKALRLIRTDAGPARQRLKAWLERTNAENNDRFSSHLYSESPDSPMRVEAVSPTFSDDSPALDGYLILQRYFDSLFTRDPRVVALGEDVGKIGDVNQGFAGLQEKFGEIRITDTGIRETTIIGQGIGMSMRGLRPIVEIQYFDYVYYTLATLTDDLATLLYRTKGGQKAPLIIRTRGHRLEGIWHSGSPMGTMLSSLRGLHILVPRNMVQAAGFYNTLIKGDDPALLIESLNGYRLKELLPNNLNDFCVPLGVPDILRPGSDVTVVTYGSMCRIVMEAAGQLAQMGIGVEVIDVQTLLPFDVHHSIIDSIKKTSRVLFADEDVPGGASAYMMQQVVECQNAYRYLDSAPRTLSAKPHRPPYGSDGDYFSKPNVDDVIETVYALMSEAEPDRFPPI
- a CDS encoding DUF1573 domain-containing protein codes for the protein MKKIFSLFVALFVLVAVSYAQKGVLKFAKETHDFGKVEQGKPVTYVFEFKNTGTDPVVINDAQASCGCTKPSWTREPVMPGKTGTVSATFNAAAAGPFNKSVTVTSNAEAGQTVLYLKGEVVSAAAAAETAAAPAAAPAAKDKKKGTKTSR
- a CDS encoding prohibitin family protein, with translation MFFIVLGTLALIAGFAINTPALTFSRFSRPAKVAGIILIILGSLTASVRQIDAGQVGIISLFGNVSDRTLNSGLNFVNPLASVTEFNLQTQNYTMSAAHDEGQKQGDDAIRVLTADGLEVVIDLTVLYRVVAADAPRIYREIGEDYTDKVVRPITRTRIRDNAVYYDAVALYSTRRDEFQTRIYKTIEADFQKRGLLLEQLLIRNIDLPASVKKSIESKINAEQDAQKMQFVLQKERQEAERKRVEAQGIADYQKIISTGLSDKQLQYEQIKAQRELAASPNAKIVIMGARGNVPLILNDN
- a CDS encoding alpha/beta hydrolase, with protein sequence MRFVLLSMLLGTVLPQIALSQEVIKLWPDDAIPNSIAGAKITEKSETDANGILRISNVSMPTLTAYIPAKGKGTGAAVMICPGGGYGILAASHEGSDIARWFNEMGVAAFVLKYRLPNPEIMTNQQEVPLMDAMQGMILIRQSAGRYGIDPAKIGVMGFSAGGHLAATLATHYNRGPKASELAKPNFAILLYPVITFGEKAHTGSRDKLLGKLNTSPELIAYYSNELQVTPQTPPTFLVHAENDKGVPVENSISFYLACLKNEVPAEMHLYPTGGHGFGMRTAKFGSLNTWPDACKAWLTALTTPKP
- a CDS encoding serine hydrolase, with amino-acid sequence MVLTNKMWSWLSILVMVGMGMSCGQDSQRNLNRSVRDMRTCADGQALTSNEEMAIRQQINAEKKTQQIDEIFQQKVRGGLNGNVLVAQKGIVLYKNCFGLGHFERNQRDTLVDDSKFQLASLSKTFTAVGTLKLIEAGKLKFEDTIQKFYPNFPYHGITIRELLSHRSGLPNYQYAFDDSMKVNFYKKEKPYPSNATIMHWFATVKPTPKAYNIPGRSFSYSNTNYMVLASIIEKVTGQSYEAFIHKTIFEPLGMHQTFVATTKNDSINHHRTAGYQWNRRIPKDYYDDVVGDKGIYSTTGDLFRWYRALNGDCLLPKKMLAEAFIPRSFERKGAKNYGYGFRMMLNDTNQPEYIYHSGWWKGYNSMFWFSPKDEYVIIILGNRYNTTVYRVKELIDVLHGGANTTQSDSDTEVEI